One Cellulomonas sp. NS3 genomic region harbors:
- a CDS encoding RluA family pseudouridine synthase: MAETRSLPVPDGLAGERVDAALSRLLGFSRTRAAELAAAGAVRVDGQEAGKSERLHAGSWLEVEIPDEREAAAVEVVPEPVPGMRIVHDDDDLVVVDKPVGVAAHPSPGWEGPTVVGALAAAGYRISTSGAAERQGIVHRLDAGTSGLMVVAKSEYAYTVLKRAFKERTVEKVYHALVQGHPEPTTGTIDAPIGRHPSSDWKFAVVADGKPSVTHYEVLEMLPSASLVEVHLETGRTHQIRVHFAALRHPCVGDLTYGADPTLAARTGLTRQWLHAMRLGFEHPTSGTWLELTSSYPDDLARALDVLGDGFR, translated from the coding sequence ATGGCTGAGACACGCTCGCTCCCGGTGCCGGACGGCCTGGCGGGGGAGCGGGTCGACGCCGCGCTCTCGCGGCTGCTCGGGTTCTCGCGGACGCGGGCCGCCGAGCTCGCGGCCGCCGGGGCGGTCCGGGTCGACGGGCAAGAGGCCGGCAAGTCCGAGCGGCTGCACGCCGGGTCGTGGCTCGAGGTCGAGATCCCCGACGAGCGCGAGGCCGCTGCCGTCGAGGTCGTGCCCGAGCCGGTCCCGGGCATGCGCATCGTGCACGACGACGACGACCTCGTGGTCGTCGACAAGCCGGTCGGCGTCGCTGCGCACCCCTCGCCGGGGTGGGAGGGGCCGACGGTCGTCGGGGCGCTCGCCGCCGCCGGGTACCGGATCTCCACGTCGGGCGCCGCCGAGCGCCAGGGCATCGTGCACCGGCTCGACGCCGGCACATCGGGCCTCATGGTCGTCGCGAAGAGCGAGTACGCCTACACGGTCCTCAAGCGCGCGTTCAAGGAGCGCACGGTCGAGAAGGTCTACCACGCCCTCGTGCAGGGCCACCCGGAGCCGACCACGGGCACGATCGACGCCCCGATCGGACGGCACCCGAGCTCGGACTGGAAGTTCGCGGTCGTCGCGGACGGCAAGCCGTCGGTCACGCACTACGAGGTGCTGGAGATGCTGCCCTCGGCGTCGCTCGTCGAGGTGCACCTCGAGACCGGGCGCACGCACCAGATCCGCGTGCACTTCGCGGCGCTGCGCCACCCGTGCGTCGGGGACCTGACGTACGGCGCGGACCCGACGCTCGCCGCCCGCACGGGGCTCACGCGGCAGTGGCTGCACGCGATGCGCCTGGGCTTCGAGCACCCCACGAGCGGCACCTGGCTGGAGCTCACGAGCTCCTACCCGGACGACCTCGCGCGCGCGCTCGACGTCCTCGGCGACGGCTTCCGCTGA
- the dnaE gene encoding DNA polymerase III subunit alpha has product MASGGSDFVHLHAHTEFSMLDGAARVEDLFTEAERLGQTAMAITDHGYLFGAFDFWSRAKAHGIKPIIGIEAYLTPGTSRFDQTRVRWGEAHQASDDVSARGAYTHMTILSRTTEGMHNLFRLGSLASLEGQMGKWPRMDRELLSRYSTGLIATTGCPSGEVQTRLRLGQFDEAVRAAGEFQDIFGKEFFYVELMDHGLEIEQRVIKDLRRLAEVIDAPLVATNDLHYTRHEDSHAHEVLLCVQSGSTLADPDRFKFDTDQFYLWSAEEMRRKWAELPEACDNTLRIAEQCEVEFNTNANYMPNFPVPPGEDEQSWFIKEVESGLQRRYKGAIPDDVRKQADYETGVITQLGFSGYFLVVADFINWAKDQGIRVGPGRGSAAGSMASYAMGITELDPLEHGLIFERFLNPERVSWPDVDVDFDERRRGEVIRYVTEKYGEDRVAQIVTYGTIKAKQALKDASRVLGFPFAMGEKLTKAMPPAVMGKDISLKGIYNPDDPRYAEAEEFRQVVQADPEAQRVLETARGLENLKRQWGVHAAGVIMSSEPLLDIIPIMRRPQDGAIITQFDQPSSEALGLIKMDFLGLRNLTILDDALENIEMNGKDPILIEEVALDDPPTYELLGRGDTLGVFQLDGGPMRSLLRQMRPDNFEDISAVIALYRPGPMGMNSHINYALRKNGLQQIEPIHPELAEPLEEVVGITHGLIVYQEQVQRAAQKLAGYTLGQADLLRRAMGKKKKEVLDKEFVPFQAGMRERGYSDKAIQAVWDVLVPFAGYAFNKAHSAAYGVVSYWTAFLKANYPTEYMAALLTSVRDDKDKSALYLGECRRMGITVLPPDVNSSSANFTAVGVDIRFGLTAVRNVGANVVDAIVRTREEKGAFTSFTDFLDKVPAVVCNKRTIESLIKAGAFDSLGHARRALLLVHEQAVDSVIGVKRKEAEGQFDLFADLGGDDEGPGFSVVIPDLPDWDKKQRLQFEREMLGLYVSDHPLSGLEHVLAAAADVSIATLNADEARPDGSTVVVAGLITSLQRKMSKQGNPWAAVTLEDMEGAVEIMFFGETYLAYSTALAEDAVVVVRGRVRRRDETMQLQAMEVSIPDVSAAADSPVVLTLPVSRCTAPVVERLREVLSTHPGVTEVHLRLTSPGRATVMRLDEGLRVERSPSLFGDLKALLGPSCLATP; this is encoded by the coding sequence ATGGCATCTGGAGGATCTGACTTCGTCCACCTCCACGCACACACCGAGTTCTCGATGCTCGACGGTGCGGCCCGCGTCGAGGACCTCTTCACCGAGGCCGAGCGGCTGGGCCAGACGGCCATGGCGATCACCGACCACGGGTACCTGTTCGGCGCGTTCGACTTCTGGTCGCGCGCCAAGGCGCACGGCATCAAGCCGATCATCGGCATCGAGGCGTACCTGACGCCCGGGACCAGCCGGTTCGACCAGACGCGGGTGCGGTGGGGCGAGGCGCACCAGGCGAGCGACGACGTCTCGGCGCGCGGCGCGTACACGCACATGACGATCCTGTCCCGGACCACCGAGGGCATGCACAACCTGTTCCGGCTGGGGTCGCTCGCGTCCCTCGAGGGGCAGATGGGCAAGTGGCCGCGCATGGACCGCGAGCTGTTGAGCCGGTACTCGACGGGCCTGATCGCGACGACGGGCTGCCCGTCGGGCGAGGTGCAGACGCGCCTGCGGCTCGGGCAGTTCGACGAGGCCGTGCGGGCCGCGGGTGAGTTCCAGGACATCTTCGGCAAGGAGTTCTTCTACGTCGAGCTGATGGACCACGGGCTCGAGATCGAGCAGCGGGTCATCAAGGACCTGCGCCGGCTCGCCGAGGTCATCGACGCGCCGCTCGTCGCGACGAACGACCTGCACTACACGCGCCACGAGGACAGCCACGCGCACGAGGTGCTGCTGTGCGTCCAGTCGGGCTCGACGCTCGCCGACCCCGACCGGTTCAAGTTCGACACCGACCAGTTCTACCTGTGGTCCGCGGAGGAGATGCGGCGCAAGTGGGCCGAGCTCCCGGAGGCGTGCGACAACACGCTGCGCATCGCGGAGCAGTGCGAGGTCGAGTTCAACACCAACGCCAACTACATGCCGAACTTCCCGGTCCCGCCGGGCGAGGACGAGCAGTCGTGGTTCATCAAGGAGGTCGAGTCGGGCCTCCAGCGCCGGTACAAGGGCGCGATCCCCGACGACGTGCGCAAGCAGGCCGACTACGAGACGGGCGTCATCACGCAGCTCGGGTTCTCGGGCTACTTCCTCGTCGTCGCCGACTTCATCAACTGGGCCAAGGACCAGGGCATCCGCGTGGGTCCCGGCCGTGGGTCCGCCGCCGGCTCGATGGCCTCGTACGCGATGGGCATCACCGAGCTCGACCCGCTCGAGCACGGCCTGATCTTCGAGCGCTTCCTCAACCCCGAGCGCGTCTCGTGGCCCGACGTCGACGTCGACTTCGACGAGCGCCGGCGCGGCGAGGTCATCCGGTACGTGACCGAGAAGTACGGCGAGGACCGCGTCGCGCAGATCGTCACCTACGGCACGATCAAGGCCAAGCAGGCCCTCAAGGACGCCTCGCGCGTGCTGGGCTTCCCCTTCGCGATGGGGGAGAAGCTCACCAAGGCCATGCCGCCCGCGGTCATGGGCAAGGACATCTCGCTCAAGGGCATCTACAACCCGGACGACCCCCGGTACGCCGAGGCGGAAGAGTTCCGGCAGGTCGTCCAGGCGGACCCCGAGGCGCAGCGCGTCCTGGAGACCGCACGCGGGCTCGAGAACCTCAAGCGCCAGTGGGGCGTGCACGCGGCCGGCGTCATCATGTCGAGCGAGCCGCTGCTCGACATCATCCCGATCATGCGCCGCCCCCAGGACGGCGCGATCATCACGCAGTTCGACCAGCCCTCGTCCGAGGCTCTCGGCCTGATCAAGATGGACTTCCTGGGGCTGCGCAACCTCACGATCCTCGACGACGCGCTCGAGAACATCGAGATGAACGGCAAGGACCCGATCCTCATCGAGGAGGTCGCGCTCGACGACCCGCCGACCTACGAGCTGCTCGGGCGCGGCGACACGCTCGGGGTGTTCCAGCTCGACGGCGGCCCGATGCGGTCCCTGCTGCGCCAGATGCGCCCCGACAATTTCGAGGACATCTCGGCCGTCATCGCGCTCTACCGCCCGGGCCCGATGGGCATGAACTCGCACATCAACTACGCGCTGCGCAAGAACGGCCTGCAGCAGATCGAGCCGATCCACCCCGAGCTGGCCGAGCCGCTCGAGGAGGTCGTGGGCATCACGCACGGCCTGATCGTGTACCAGGAGCAGGTCCAGCGTGCCGCGCAGAAGCTCGCCGGCTACACGCTCGGCCAGGCCGACCTGCTGCGCCGTGCGATGGGCAAGAAGAAGAAGGAGGTGCTCGACAAGGAGTTCGTGCCCTTCCAGGCGGGCATGCGCGAGCGCGGCTACTCCGACAAGGCCATCCAGGCGGTGTGGGACGTGCTCGTCCCGTTCGCCGGGTACGCATTCAACAAGGCGCACTCCGCGGCGTACGGCGTCGTGTCCTACTGGACGGCGTTCCTCAAGGCGAACTACCCGACCGAGTACATGGCCGCGCTGCTCACGAGCGTGCGCGACGACAAGGACAAGTCGGCGCTGTACCTCGGCGAGTGCCGACGCATGGGCATCACGGTGCTGCCGCCCGACGTGAACTCCTCGTCGGCGAACTTCACGGCCGTCGGCGTGGACATCCGCTTCGGCCTGACCGCGGTGCGCAACGTCGGCGCGAACGTCGTCGACGCGATCGTGCGCACCCGCGAGGAGAAGGGCGCGTTCACGTCCTTCACCGACTTCCTCGACAAGGTGCCGGCCGTCGTCTGCAACAAGCGGACCATCGAGTCGCTCATCAAGGCCGGCGCGTTCGACTCGCTCGGCCACGCGCGCCGAGCGCTCCTGCTCGTGCACGAGCAGGCCGTCGACTCGGTCATCGGCGTCAAGCGCAAGGAGGCGGAGGGGCAGTTCGACCTGTTCGCGGACCTCGGTGGGGACGACGAGGGCCCCGGCTTCTCGGTCGTGATCCCGGACCTGCCGGACTGGGACAAGAAGCAGCGGCTGCAGTTCGAGCGCGAGATGCTCGGGCTCTACGTCTCGGACCACCCGCTCTCGGGGCTGGAGCACGTGCTGGCGGCCGCGGCGGACGTCTCGATCGCCACGCTCAACGCCGACGAGGCGCGCCCGGACGGCTCGACGGTCGTCGTCGCCGGCCTGATCACGTCGCTCCAGCGGAAGATGTCGAAGCAGGGCAACCCGTGGGCCGCGGTCACGCTCGAGGACATGGAGGGCGCGGTCGAGATCATGTTCTTCGGCGAGACGTACCTCGCGTACTCGACGGCCCTCGCCGAGGACGCGGTCGTGGTCGTGCGCGGCCGGGTGCGTCGCCGGGACGAGACCATGCAGCTCCAGGCGATGGAGGTGTCGATCCCGGACGTGTCCGCCGCGGCGGACTCCCCGGTCGTGCTGACGCTCCCGGTCTCGCGGTGCACGGCGCCCGTCGTCGAGCGGCTGCGCGAGGTGCTCTCGACGCACCCCGGGGTCACCGAGGTGCACCTGCGGCTCACGAGCCCGGGGCGGGCGACGGTCATGCGGCTCGACGAGGGACTGCGTGTGGAGCGGTCGCCGTCGCTGTTCGGCGACCTGAAGGCGCTGCTCGGCCCGAGCTGCCTCGCGACGCCCTGA
- the lspA gene encoding signal peptidase II produces the protein MSTTPEVEPTPDRADPAHRRRLLVLLTSLTVGVLALDQLTKVVALRELSETERVPLVGDLLGLRLVFNPGAALSLANGQTWLLTVVATVVVVVVVRASRRLGSRGWALAFGLLLGGALGNLVDRFFREPGFARGHVVDFIAYGNVFVGNVADIAIVGAAGLIMLLAVRGIALDGTREHATPVPDAAGAGLDPARPDGSTTSTERTAGGTHVAPASAAGPLDGPVRTDG, from the coding sequence ATGTCCACGACGCCCGAGGTAGAGCCGACCCCTGACCGCGCCGACCCGGCCCACCGGCGTCGCCTGCTTGTGCTGCTCACGAGCCTGACGGTCGGGGTCCTCGCGCTCGACCAGCTGACCAAGGTCGTCGCGCTGCGCGAGCTGAGCGAGACCGAGCGGGTCCCGCTCGTCGGCGACCTCCTGGGGCTGCGCCTGGTGTTCAACCCGGGAGCGGCGCTGTCCCTCGCGAACGGCCAGACGTGGCTGCTGACGGTCGTCGCGACCGTCGTCGTGGTCGTGGTGGTCCGCGCCTCGCGCCGGCTCGGGTCGCGGGGCTGGGCGCTCGCGTTCGGCCTCCTGCTGGGCGGCGCGCTCGGGAACCTGGTCGACCGCTTCTTCCGGGAGCCGGGGTTCGCGCGCGGTCACGTCGTCGACTTCATCGCCTACGGCAACGTCTTCGTGGGGAACGTCGCCGACATCGCGATCGTCGGTGCCGCGGGGCTGATCATGCTGCTGGCCGTGCGCGGGATCGCGCTCGACGGGACGCGTGAGCACGCGACGCCCGTACCGGACGCGGCCGGGGCAGGGCTCGACCCCGCCCGTCCGGACGGTTCGACGACGTCGACCGAGCGGACCGCCGGCGGGACGCACGTCGCGCCCGCGTCGGCCGCCGGCCCGCTCGACGGTCCTGTGCGCACCGATGGCTGA
- the hisD gene encoding histidinol dehydrogenase translates to MISRIDLRGRTLSRRELLDTLPRAEVDVETAAVTVAPILADVRAHGAAALRELAERFDGVRPVYLRVPAEEIRAAVDGLDPDVRAAIDETIVRVRKVHAAQRPADFTVDLGSGAQVRQRWLPVRRVGLYVPGGLAVYPSSVIMNVVAAQEAGVGSLAVASPPQKDSGGLPNATILATCALLGVDEVYAVGGAQAVAMFAYGADGTDEVDGAVLCEPVDVVTGPGNVYVAAAKRLVRGVVGIDSEAGPTEIAILADGTADAVHVAADLISQAEHDPLAAAVLVTPSAELAGAVAAKLGDRAPSTPHAARVLTSLSGPQSAIVLVDDLDAGLEVVNAYGAEHLEIQTADAAAVADRVTSAGAIFVGPYSPVSLGDYMAGSNHVLPTGGCAHFTSGLGVHSFLRAVQVIEYDATALDEVADRIVAFAEAEGLPAHGEAVRARF, encoded by the coding sequence GTGATCTCCCGGATCGACCTGCGCGGTCGCACCCTGTCCCGTCGCGAGCTGCTCGACACCCTCCCGCGTGCGGAGGTGGACGTCGAGACGGCCGCGGTCACCGTGGCGCCCATCCTCGCGGACGTCCGCGCGCACGGCGCCGCGGCGCTGCGTGAACTCGCCGAGCGGTTCGACGGCGTGCGCCCGGTGTACCTGCGTGTGCCCGCGGAGGAGATCCGCGCGGCCGTCGACGGGCTCGACCCGGACGTCCGCGCCGCGATCGACGAGACCATCGTGCGGGTCCGGAAGGTGCACGCCGCGCAGCGACCGGCCGACTTCACGGTCGACCTCGGCTCCGGGGCGCAGGTGCGCCAGCGCTGGCTGCCGGTGCGCCGCGTCGGCCTGTACGTGCCGGGCGGCCTCGCGGTGTACCCGTCGTCCGTGATCATGAACGTCGTCGCCGCGCAGGAGGCCGGCGTCGGTTCGCTCGCCGTCGCGTCGCCGCCCCAGAAGGACTCGGGCGGGCTGCCCAACGCGACGATCCTCGCGACGTGCGCGCTGCTCGGGGTCGACGAGGTCTACGCGGTCGGCGGCGCGCAGGCCGTCGCGATGTTCGCCTACGGAGCGGACGGCACCGACGAGGTCGACGGCGCCGTGCTGTGCGAGCCCGTCGACGTGGTGACCGGGCCCGGCAACGTCTACGTCGCGGCGGCCAAGCGCCTCGTCCGCGGCGTGGTCGGCATCGACTCGGAGGCCGGCCCGACGGAGATCGCGATCCTCGCGGACGGCACCGCGGACGCCGTGCACGTCGCAGCCGACCTCATCTCGCAGGCCGAGCACGACCCGCTCGCGGCCGCGGTGCTCGTGACGCCGTCGGCGGAGCTGGCGGGGGCCGTCGCCGCCAAGCTGGGCGACCGGGCGCCGAGCACGCCGCACGCCGCGCGCGTCCTGACGTCGCTGTCCGGTCCGCAGTCCGCGATCGTGCTCGTCGACGACCTCGACGCGGGCCTGGAGGTCGTCAACGCGTACGGCGCGGAGCACCTCGAGATCCAGACGGCCGACGCGGCCGCGGTCGCGGACCGCGTGACCAGCGCCGGGGCGATCTTCGTCGGACCGTACTCGCCGGTCTCGCTCGGCGACTACATGGCGGGCTCGAACCACGTGCTGCCGACCGGCGGCTGTGCCCACTTCACGAGCGGGCTCGGCGTGCACTCGTTCCTGCGGGCCGTGCAGGTCATCGAGTACGACGCGACGGCGCTCGACGAGGTCGCCGACCGCATCGTGGCGTTCGCCGAGGCCGAGGGGCTGCCCGCGCATGGCGAGGCGGTCCGCGCGCGCTTCTGA
- a CDS encoding ArsR/SmtB family transcription factor: protein MQAMDALGDPVRRRLVELLADGERTAGELATAVGAEFGVSQPGASRHLRVLREAGVVESVVDGQRRLYSVRAESLTEVELWVRGVRRFWDQRLDALETEVARGRRQARSTDLTHDQEARP, encoded by the coding sequence ATGCAGGCGATGGACGCGCTCGGGGACCCGGTCCGGCGACGGCTCGTCGAGCTCCTCGCGGACGGCGAACGCACCGCGGGCGAGCTCGCGACGGCCGTCGGCGCGGAGTTCGGCGTGAGCCAGCCCGGTGCGTCGCGTCACCTGCGCGTCCTGCGCGAGGCCGGCGTCGTCGAGTCCGTCGTCGACGGCCAGCGCCGCCTGTACTCGGTGCGCGCCGAGTCCCTCACCGAGGTCGAGCTGTGGGTGCGCGGCGTCCGCCGCTTCTGGGACCAGCGGCTCGACGCGCTCGAGACCGAGGTGGCGCGCGGCCGGCGACAGGCACGGAGCACGGACCTGACCCACGACCAGGAGGCACGGCCATGA
- a CDS encoding RNA-binding S4 domain-containing protein has product MSTREPAGPRPEVVAITDESIRLGQFLKLAGLADSGAHARELLDDEVVTVNGEPEQRRGRQLRAGDVVVVDLPAGPASAVVG; this is encoded by the coding sequence ATGAGCACACGTGAGCCCGCCGGTCCGCGACCCGAGGTCGTCGCCATCACCGACGAGAGCATCCGCCTCGGCCAGTTCCTCAAGCTCGCCGGGCTCGCCGACTCGGGCGCGCACGCGCGCGAGCTGCTCGACGACGAGGTCGTCACCGTCAACGGCGAGCCCGAGCAGCGCCGAGGGCGTCAGCTCCGGGCAGGGGACGTGGTGGTGGTCGACCTCCCCGCCGGTCCGGCGAGCGCCGTCGTCGGCTGA
- a CDS encoding pyridoxamine 5'-phosphate oxidase family protein, producing MLALTPDQLAFVTERHLATLSTLRPDGSPHVVPVGFTWDAERGRVRVTTKVTSVKARHVAGADGPVRAAVCQVDGRRWLTLEGEITLSRDPDQIAEAVAAYAVRYRPRPFQPERVVLHLAVDRVLGSVR from the coding sequence GTGCTCGCACTCACCCCCGACCAGCTCGCGTTCGTGACCGAACGGCACCTGGCGACGCTCTCGACGCTGCGGCCCGACGGGTCGCCGCACGTCGTCCCGGTCGGCTTCACGTGGGACGCCGAGCGCGGACGCGTCCGCGTGACGACCAAGGTCACGTCGGTCAAGGCGCGCCACGTCGCCGGCGCCGACGGTCCGGTGCGGGCCGCGGTGTGCCAGGTCGACGGGCGGAGGTGGCTCACGCTCGAGGGCGAGATCACGCTCTCCCGTGACCCCGACCAGATCGCCGAGGCGGTCGCGGCGTACGCGGTGCGATACCGGCCCCGGCCGTTCCAGCCGGAGCGCGTGGTGCTGCACCTCGCGGTCGACCGCGTGCTGGGGTCGGTCCGCTAG
- a CDS encoding TraR/DksA family transcriptional regulator — MKDSVGTTTASHDFPDLAKAVRGFPVRDGEKPWTAREVQAVADELIGDVDRLTAELSAADAELSDLLRNSGDGAGDDQADSGSSALEREQELTLVNNTRDLLTQSSHALARISAGTFGTCESCGKAIGKARVQAFPRASLCVECKQREERR; from the coding sequence ATCAAGGACTCGGTCGGCACGACGACCGCATCGCACGACTTTCCGGACCTCGCCAAGGCGGTCCGCGGCTTCCCGGTCCGTGACGGCGAGAAGCCCTGGACCGCTCGTGAGGTGCAGGCGGTCGCCGACGAGCTGATCGGCGACGTCGACCGGCTCACCGCGGAGCTCAGCGCCGCGGACGCCGAGCTGTCGGACCTCCTGCGCAACTCGGGGGACGGGGCCGGCGACGACCAGGCGGACTCCGGCTCGAGCGCGCTCGAGCGGGAGCAGGAGCTCACGCTCGTCAACAACACGCGCGACCTGCTGACCCAGTCGAGCCACGCCCTCGCGCGCATCTCCGCGGGCACGTTCGGGACGTGCGAGTCGTGCGGCAAGGCGATCGGCAAGGCCCGGGTGCAGGCGTTCCCGCGCGCGTCGCTGTGCGTCGAGTGCAAGCAGCGCGAGGAGCGTCGCTGA
- a CDS encoding SRPBCC domain-containing protein yields MTSRMLDELGLLTAEGHEAQVRFERTFAVPPAGLWSALTEPSRVERWLGRLGGDLRVGGAYSLDMADDADADAVAQRATGEVLACDAPDRLLLTWHFPGEDPSEIEARVERRGSGSVLVVEHRRLTRGAARGYGAGWHTFLDHLGLLLVGREDEWADRFEELLPAYRGLLPAVGPVHVEVTGDRLVSADPAATAEFLHAWLGWTESGAASTRATDDDAARAGDAPDARDARDDGDARDAGKARDTGVAGAGAARVAGVHEDGTSSGPGRRVLGGVPGRAVLPVVERTPGIDDAPADATLTWSDVESLRESLVSAVGSGGRLAAGEPDDVGSEGAELVCPGDVRLRVRAEAGGAPAA; encoded by the coding sequence ATGACGTCACGCATGCTCGACGAGCTCGGACTGCTCACCGCCGAGGGGCACGAGGCGCAGGTGCGCTTCGAGCGGACCTTCGCGGTGCCGCCCGCCGGGCTCTGGTCGGCGCTGACCGAGCCGTCGCGGGTCGAGCGCTGGCTCGGGCGGCTCGGCGGCGACCTGCGCGTCGGCGGTGCGTACTCCCTCGACATGGCCGACGACGCCGACGCCGACGCCGTCGCGCAGCGCGCGACCGGTGAGGTGCTGGCGTGCGACGCGCCCGACCGGCTGCTCCTGACGTGGCACTTCCCCGGAGAGGACCCGAGCGAGATCGAGGCGCGCGTGGAGAGGCGCGGCTCGGGTTCCGTCCTCGTCGTCGAGCACCGGCGGCTGACGCGGGGTGCGGCGCGAGGCTACGGTGCCGGCTGGCACACGTTCCTCGACCACCTCGGGCTCCTGCTCGTCGGGCGCGAGGACGAGTGGGCCGACCGTTTCGAGGAGCTCCTGCCCGCCTACCGCGGCCTTCTCCCCGCGGTCGGACCCGTCCACGTCGAGGTGACCGGCGACCGGCTCGTCTCGGCGGACCCGGCGGCGACGGCCGAGTTCCTCCACGCGTGGCTCGGCTGGACCGAGAGCGGCGCCGCGAGCACCAGGGCGACGGACGACGATGCGGCTCGCGCAGGTGACGCACCTGACGCGAGGGACGCCCGTGACGACGGCGACGCACGCGACGCGGGCAAGGCCCGTGACACCGGTGTCGCAGGCGCTGGGGCCGCCCGCGTCGCCGGGGTCCACGAGGACGGCACGAGCTCGGGCCCCGGCCGGCGCGTGCTGGGCGGTGTGCCGGGTCGCGCCGTGCTCCCTGTCGTCGAGCGAACCCCCGGGATCGACGACGCGCCCGCGGACGCGACGCTGACCTGGAGCGACGTCGAGTCGCTGCGCGAGTCGCTCGTCAGCGCCGTCGGCTCGGGCGGCCGGCTCGCCGCGGGGGAGCCGGACGACGTCGGGTCCGAGGGCGCCGAGCTCGTGTGCCCGGGGGACGTCCGGCTCCGCGTCCGTGCCGAGGCGGGCGGCGCACCCGCCGCCTAG